In Paenibacillus ihbetae, the following are encoded in one genomic region:
- a CDS encoding carbon-nitrogen family hydrolase produces MTDGAKPQLNIALIQAYIEIGEPGVNMNHLAEIMEKAVAAEQKPDVIVLPEMWNTGYALDRIGELADPNGEETKRRLSDFAKRHGVHIVGGSVAEKIGDRIYNTMYVFGRNGESTAKYSKMHLFRLMDEEKFLHAGEEAVTFELDGMKAGASICYDIRFPELSRTLALAGADVLFVPAEWPHPRLHHWRTLLTARAIENQMYVVACNRVGRSGETEFFGHSMLIDPWGEVIAEGGEEEAVVTGTLDCALPEEVKGRIPVFEDRRPHLYFK; encoded by the coding sequence GTGACTGATGGAGCTAAGCCTCAACTGAATATCGCGCTCATTCAAGCTTATATCGAGATAGGCGAACCGGGCGTCAATATGAACCATTTGGCGGAGATAATGGAGAAAGCCGTAGCCGCAGAACAAAAGCCGGACGTAATCGTGCTGCCGGAGATGTGGAATACCGGATATGCGCTGGACCGGATTGGAGAGCTGGCCGACCCGAACGGGGAGGAGACGAAGCGGCGGCTGAGCGACTTCGCCAAACGGCATGGCGTTCATATCGTAGGCGGATCGGTAGCGGAGAAGATCGGCGATCGGATATACAACACGATGTACGTCTTTGGAAGAAACGGCGAGTCAACCGCCAAGTATTCGAAAATGCATCTGTTCCGCTTGATGGACGAAGAGAAATTTCTTCATGCCGGGGAGGAGGCGGTCACCTTTGAACTGGACGGAATGAAAGCCGGGGCATCGATCTGCTATGACATCCGATTCCCCGAGCTGTCCCGCACGCTGGCGCTCGCAGGCGCGGACGTGCTGTTCGTTCCGGCCGAGTGGCCGCATCCGAGACTCCATCACTGGAGAACGCTCCTGACGGCCCGGGCTATTGAGAATCAAATGTACGTCGTTGCCTGTAATCGGGTCGGCCGCAGCGGAGAGACGGAGTTTTTCGGGCATTCCATGCTGATCGATCCATGGGGTGAAGTGATTGCAGAAGGCGGTGAAGAGGAAGCCGTCGTCACCGGCACGCTGGACTGCGCTCTGCCGGAAGAAGTAAAGGGCCGGATTCCGGTATTCGAGGATCGGAGGCCTCACTTGTATTTTAAATAA
- a CDS encoding LysR family transcriptional regulator has translation MELRQLQYTLQIAADKNFSRAAEKLHIAQPSLSQQLSKLEKELGVLLFQRNTSSVELTHAGASFVEHAQKIMDAVEQLKQEMSDISQLRKGKVVVGSMPITGSHLLPRVLPAFKKGYPDIEITLLEDSSMNLEKLTASGKADLSLLALPLTEPSLSWIPIGEEMIDLAVPPQHKLAERAALEPIQPISLDEIRDEDFVVLKKGQGFRKLTFDICREAGFEPKVVFESNNIETLQSLVATGMGVTLVPRFIARAKRSEFIPVYLPLAEPVPSRTLVVAFRNGRYLSKAADAFIDTFKQVMDKLVVESVRD, from the coding sequence GAGCCGCGGAGAAGCTCCACATCGCCCAGCCCTCCCTGAGCCAGCAGCTGTCCAAGCTGGAGAAGGAGCTTGGCGTTCTGCTGTTTCAGCGCAACACCAGCTCGGTCGAGCTAACCCACGCGGGCGCAAGCTTTGTTGAGCATGCCCAGAAGATCATGGACGCCGTCGAGCAGCTGAAGCAGGAGATGTCCGACATTTCCCAGCTTCGCAAAGGCAAGGTCGTCGTCGGCAGCATGCCGATCACGGGGTCCCATCTGCTGCCAAGGGTGCTGCCGGCGTTCAAGAAAGGGTATCCGGATATTGAAATTACACTCCTGGAGGATTCGTCCATGAACTTGGAGAAGCTGACGGCGAGCGGAAAGGCTGATTTGAGCCTGCTGGCGCTTCCGCTCACCGAGCCTTCGCTATCCTGGATACCGATCGGCGAAGAGATGATCGATCTCGCGGTTCCTCCGCAGCACAAGCTGGCAGAGCGGGCGGCGCTTGAGCCGATACAGCCGATTTCGCTGGATGAAATTCGGGACGAGGACTTCGTGGTGCTGAAGAAGGGGCAGGGCTTTCGGAAGCTTACATTTGATATTTGCCGCGAGGCCGGCTTCGAGCCGAAGGTGGTGTTCGAGAGCAATAACATCGAAACCTTGCAATCCCTGGTTGCTACAGGCATGGGGGTTACGCTCGTCCCGCGCTTCATTGCCAGGGCGAAGCGGAGCGAGTTTATCCCGGTCTATTTGCCGCTAGCCGAGCCCGTCCCCAGCCGGACGCTCGTCGTTGCCTTCCGCAATGGACGGTACTTATCGAAGGCGGCGGACGCCTTCATCGATACGTTCAAGCAGGTCATGGATAAGCTCGTGGTGGAAAGCGTGCGTGACTAG
- a CDS encoding pyridoxal phosphate-dependent aminotransferase codes for MSKPNQPFHIEPAEIMPTLPTQFFATLVSNVNRQVAQGHDVINLGQGNPDQPTPPHIVASLKEAADNPQYHKYSPFTGYSFLKEAIAHRYKEDYNVDLDPETEVAILFGGKTGLVQLPQVLLNPGDVCLVPDPGYPDYWSGVALARAEMKFMPLTADNGFLPDYSSIAPSDRERAKLMFLNYPNNPTSAVAPLSFYEETVDFAAKHGIVVASDFAYGAIGFDGKQPVSFLQAEGAKDIGVEFYTLSKTYNMAGWRVGFALGNAKIISLINLLQDHIYVSLFGGIQAAAATALTSPQDCVKSLVSRYQSRRDAFFAALSEIGWDAPKPAGSFFSWLPVPKGYTSVAFANLLLEEAKVAVAPGVGFGDHGEGYVRVGLLSSEERMQEAAYRIGKLGLF; via the coding sequence ATGAGCAAACCTAATCAACCATTCCATATCGAGCCGGCCGAGATAATGCCGACGCTGCCGACCCAGTTTTTCGCGACGCTGGTCTCGAATGTCAACCGGCAGGTGGCCCAGGGTCACGACGTCATTAATCTCGGCCAGGGGAATCCCGATCAGCCGACGCCTCCTCATATCGTGGCAAGCCTGAAGGAGGCGGCCGACAATCCTCAATATCATAAATACTCGCCGTTTACCGGGTATTCGTTTCTTAAGGAAGCGATTGCCCATCGTTATAAGGAGGATTATAACGTGGACCTGGATCCTGAAACCGAGGTCGCCATTCTGTTCGGCGGAAAGACCGGGCTCGTTCAGCTGCCGCAGGTGCTCCTCAACCCCGGGGACGTCTGTCTCGTGCCCGATCCGGGTTATCCGGATTACTGGTCCGGCGTTGCCCTTGCCCGCGCGGAAATGAAGTTTATGCCGCTTACGGCGGACAACGGCTTTCTTCCCGATTATAGCAGCATCGCCCCGTCCGACCGGGAGCGGGCCAAACTGATGTTCCTGAACTATCCAAACAACCCGACCTCAGCGGTAGCTCCCCTGTCCTTTTACGAGGAAACCGTGGACTTTGCCGCAAAGCACGGAATCGTCGTGGCCAGCGATTTCGCTTACGGCGCGATCGGCTTCGACGGCAAGCAGCCTGTCAGCTTTCTGCAGGCTGAGGGAGCCAAAGACATCGGCGTGGAGTTCTATACGCTGTCCAAAACATATAATATGGCCGGCTGGCGGGTTGGCTTCGCTCTCGGGAACGCGAAGATCATCTCGTTGATCAACCTGCTTCAGGACCATATTTACGTCAGCTTGTTCGGAGGAATCCAGGCAGCAGCAGCTACTGCCCTGACTTCCCCCCAGGATTGCGTCAAATCGCTGGTAAGCCGTTATCAAAGCCGGCGGGACGCATTCTTCGCAGCGTTGTCGGAGATCGGTTGGGATGCGCCGAAGCCGGCAGGCTCGTTCTTTAGCTGGCTGCCTGTTCCCAAGGGCTATACGTCCGTCGCGTTCGCGAACCTGCTCCTTGAGGAAGCCAAGGTTGCCGTTGCCCCGGGAGTCGGTTTCGGCGATCACGGTGAAGGGTATGTCCGCGTCGGTCTGCTGAGCAGCGAGGAGCGGATGCAGGAGGCGGCATATCGCATCGGGAAGCTGGGCCTCTTCTAG